In a single window of the Zea mays cultivar B73 chromosome 5, Zm-B73-REFERENCE-NAM-5.0, whole genome shotgun sequence genome:
- the LOC100285833 gene encoding vacuolar protein-sorting protein bro1 (The RefSeq protein has 1 substitution compared to this genomic sequence) has product MLRPPSPVLYVQEKKTAVAGIFGDRHFFDAASFSDIRAARVAVAVPNPQAQPPASRRALLLRYHRLLSSARNDTCAFDETLYITWHDAFRPHLKHTAASLRLEKAAIVFNVGAAASRIAATVSRATEEGVRAACGEFQRAAGAFRAVGEMMEEEEATTVDMSSHASAMLERLMLAQAQECCFERALDAGKSQTVCSKVARQAALYYEEAYAALVAPPLQNHFERSWISHIQLKAALFNAEACYRYTIELHGKTEIGEEISRLQVGIKALVDAKRTARGAPGPLYDYAFRLEQDMNKNMETAKEENFRVYLFRIPAAESLASLPSASLVRSASLSEILNPKTENTTQSP; this is encoded by the exons ATGTTGCGGCCGCCGTCTCCCGTCCTCTACGTCCAGGAAAAGAAGACCGCCGTCGCCGGAATCTTCGGCGACCGCCACTTCTTCGACGCCGCCTCCTTCTCTGACATCCgtgccgcccgtgtcgccgtcgcgGTCCCGAACCCGCAGGCCCAGCCACCCGCCTCCCGCCGCGCTCTCCTCCTCCGTTACCAtcgcctcctctcctccgcccgtAATGACACCTGCGCCTTCGACGAGACGTTGTACATCACCTGGCACGACGCCTTCCGCCCCCACCTGAAGCACACAGCCGCCTCCCTCCGCTTGGAGAAGGCCGCCATCGTGTTCAACGTCGGCGCGGCCGCCTCGAGGATCGCGGCGACCGTGAGCCGCGCCACGGAGGAAGGGGTAAGGGCGGCGTGCGGGGAGTTTCAGCGCGCCGCGGGGGCGTTCCGTGCGGTTGGGGAGATGATGGAAGAGGAAGAGGCGACGACGGTGGATATGAGTTCTCAGGCCTCGGCGATGCTGGAGAGGCTCATGCTCGCGCAGGCGCAGGAGTGCTGTTTCGAGCGCGCTCTCGACGCAGGGAAATCACAGACAGTGTGCTCGAAAGTGGCTAGGCAG GCTGCCCTGTACTATGAAGAAGCTTATGCTGCACTTGTTGCTCCTCCGCTGCAGAACCACTTTGAAAGATCATGGATATCCCATATCCAATTGAAGGCTGCTCTGTTCAATGCCGAAGCTTGTTACAGGTACACTATTGAACTCCATGGGAAGACAGAAATTGGTGAGGAGATATCTCGATTGCAGGTTGGAATTAAGGCACTTGTGGATGCAAAGCGAACTGCAAGAGGAGCTCCTGGACCCCTGTATGATTATGCTTTCAGACTAGAACAAGATATGAACAAGAACATGGAGACAGCGAAAGAGGAGAATTTTCGTGTATACCTTTTTCGCATTCCAGCTGCCGAATCATTGGCCTCTCTACCATCAGCTTCACTCGTCCGTTCTGCATCCTTGAGTGAGATCTTAAATCCAAAGACAGAAAATACCACTCAATCTCCATAA
- the LOC100191544 gene encoding ferredoxin-thioredoxin reductase, variable chain, chloroplastic has product MATATASVAPPSTSTSSVLLHRRLPSPAPAPASAAFPRLSGPAPPPRRARLLLRVALTNEVASDDVAAEEAAAAPKIGRRVRVTAPLRVYHVLKAPDLDIQGMEGVVKQYVCVWKGKRVTANFPFKVEFELAVEGQPKPVRFFAHLREDEFEFVDGE; this is encoded by the coding sequence ATGGCGACCGCCACCGCGTCCGTGGCGCcgccctccacctccacctcctcgGTCCTCCTGCACCGCCGTCTCCCTTCCccggcgcccgcgcccgcgtccGCCGCCTTCCCCCGGCTCTCCGGCCCGgccccgccgccgcgccgcgcgcGCCTGCTCCTCCGGGTCGCGCTCACCAACGAGGTGGCCTCGGACGACGTGGCGGCCGAGGAGGCCGCGGCCGCGCCCAAGATCGGCAGGCGGGTGCGCGTCACAGCGCCGCTCCGCGTCTACCACGTCCTCAAGGCGCCCGACCTGGACATCCAGGGCATGGAGGGCGTCGTCAAGCAGTACGTCTGCGTGTGGAAGGGCAAGCGCGTCACGGCCAACTTCCCCTTCAAGGTCGAGTTCGAGCTCGCCGTCGAGGGCCAGCCCAAGCCCGTCCGGTTCTTCGCCCACCTCCGTGAGGACGAGTTCGAGTTCGTCGACGGAGAGTGA
- the LOC100278333 gene encoding uncharacterized protein LOC100278333 yields MQQHSQPPPPPPGRLVPSRRLLSQAKTSLSLSSQILLRNPPLRSVMQAFARLSSAASRKVIAGVSSATTRSCYRTSRGLAHAASLPAQEPPPKGQKRITKQERRTRIMEFIENYRASNDGKFPTIKNIRQQVGGSHYTAREIIQEMEYNNAKLPLSNAKAAPLQGTVEVIEHSMPKDEAIVVESHGILEVSEHSMTKDGDEAAQIQGTIEVSEHSFPKDECKLAQCQGPFRFPEHSRPKDDSGNVAKHDMDTPETCKTADFPALSDQTESEIMEDLTDKPDPGNQQREIEAIKFNLKHYEKPLNANDSNAKTHAREDNPKLEESANTGLLGSLKSFAYGIRNFWKNL; encoded by the exons ATGCAACAACattcccagccgccgccgccgccgcccggccGTCTCGTCCCCTCTCGTCGCCTTCTCAGCCAAGCTAAAACCTCGCTCTCCTTGTCCAGTCAGATTCTCCTCCGCAATCCGCCATTGCGCTCCGTTATGCAGGCGTTCGCGCGCCTCTCCTCCGCTGCCTCCAGGAAAG TGATCGCGGGTGTCTCTAGCGCAACCACACGGTCGTGCTACCGGACCTCCCGGGGGTTGGCGCATGCGGCGTCGCTGCCTGCGCAGGAGCCTCCACCGAAGGGGCAGAAGAGGATTACGAAGCAGGAGAGGAGGACTAGGATAATGGAATTTATTGAGAA TTATAGGGCTTCAAATGATGGCAAGTTTCCTACTATTAAAAATATCCGTCAGCAAGTGGGGGGCAGTCACTACACAGCGCGTGAGATAATTCAAGAAATGGAGTATAATAATGCAAAATTACCACTGAGCAATGCCAAGGCAGCTCCACTTCAAGGAACAGTTGAAGTCATTGAGCACTCCATGCCTAAGGATGAAGCCATAGTGGTTGAAAGTCATGGAATACTAGAAGTTTCTGAGCACTCCATGACCAAGGATGGTGATGAAGCGGCTCAAATTCAAGGAACAATTGAAGTTTCTGAGCACTCCTTCCCTAAGGATGAATGTAAGTTGGCTCAGTGTCAAGGACCATTTCGATTTCCTGAGCACTCAAGGCCTAAGGACGACAGTGGAAATGTTGCTAAACATGATATGGACACTCCAGAAACCTGTAAGACTGCAGACTTCCCCGCTTTATCTGATCAAACAGAGAGCGAGATAATGGAGGACCTAACG GACAAACCAGACCCTGGAAACCAGCAAAGGGAAATAGAAgctatcaaatttaatttgaagcATTATGAAAAACCCTTGAATGCAAATGATTCAAATGCAAAGACGCATGCCAG AGAAGACAACCCAAAGCTTGAGGAATCCGCGAACACAGGACTTTTGGGCAGCCTGAAATCTTTTGCTTATGGCATCAGAAACTTCTGGAAAAATCTGTAA
- the LOC100285014 gene encoding uncharacterized protein LOC100285014, producing MAASAAAQRRSAGSRTTYERAELEALRDAPSKEAHARLWADVRATLVASGFSGEYDGLLVAEEDVRSRRGNRGMKAMSVRKWPEEAAAAARFLGVAEIGAHRNGDLAVCHEHRFVSAHDHAGTSGVVEESFHQGEDVECEDDSDDDYNGILKPAFAVDGDPDFESGEPLDGFEYLRRVRWEANQIPRVKVAKIYSSAARNEQTPYMPEIPDIPKCLPDLRASKQWEDRFIVDFEETRMVLSELDNSDEPSVSSGTKISTKPGSGTEPQTDPTLTMIRSMDAVSRAATLRNYIDMIQSLDALSRNNCMWLFALCVAVHTPLDAETCASLRSLLRKCASILATKTEMDDEVVMLNILMTISGRYFGQDES from the exons ATGGCGGCCTCCGCCGCAGCTCAACGTAGATCTGCAGGAAGTAGGACGACGTACGAGAGGGCAGAGCTCGAGGCGCTCAGGGACGCCCCGTCGAAGGAGGCTCACGCGCGGCTCTGGGCCGACGTCCGCGCTACCCTTGTCGCCTCCGGGTTCTCCGGTGAGTATGACGGGCTGCTCGTTGCCGAGGAGGACGTGAGGAGCAGGAGGGGTAatagggggatgaaggctatgagcgTGAGGAAGTGGCCcgaagaggcggcggcggcggcccggtTTTTGG GCGTGGCAGAGATTGGTGCACACAGAAATGGGGATCTGGCGGTTTGTCACGAACACCGATTTGTATCTGCTCATGACCATGCTGGGACGTCTGGAGTGGTTGAAGAGTCGTTTCATCAAGGTGAAGATGTTGAATGTGaagatgacagtgatgatgaCTATAACGGAATTCTGAAGCCTGCATTTGCTGTGGATGGAGATCCAGATTTTGAGTCTGGTGAGCCACTTGATGGCTTTGAGTACCTTCGGCGTGTCAG GTGGGAAGCTAACCAAATTCCTAGAGTCAAGGTGGCCAAGATATATTCAAGTGCAGCTAGAAATGAGCAAACTCCTTATATGCCAGAAATTCCGGATATACCAAAGTGCTTACCTGATTTGCGTGCGTCAAAACAATGGGAGGACAGATTTATCGTCGACTTTGAGGAAACCAGGATG GTGCTCTCTGAGCTTGACAATTCTGATGAACCATCTGTATCTAGTGGGACAAAAATCTCAACAAAACCTGGCAGCGGGACGGAGCCACAGACTGACCCGACGCTGACAATGATTCGCAGCATGGATGCAGTGTCAAGAGCTGCGACACTTCGGAACTACATCGATATGATTCAGAGCTTGGATGCACTATCAAGGAACAACTGCATGTGGCTCTTCGCACTCTGTGTTGCCGTTCACACTCCCCTGGACGCGGAGACATGTGCCTCACTGAGGTCCTTGCTGCGCAAGTGCGCCAGCATCCTTGCCACCAAGACTGAGATGGACGATGAAGTCGTAATGCTGAATATACTGATGACAATTTCGGGAAGGTATTTTGGACAGGACGAAAGCTGA